Proteins co-encoded in one Oncorhynchus kisutch isolate 150728-3 linkage group LG1, Okis_V2, whole genome shotgun sequence genomic window:
- the LOC109902009 gene encoding voltage-gated hydrogen channel 1, which produces MSKYLRHFTTVGDDHTAHWHNEGLHEAREETGPATGQLPHLQVTFRDSLKRLYSSDRFQIAVVCLVILDAFFVLGELLIDLSIIKLEHGHVAPQIFHYLSLALLTFFMVELAGKLFAYRLEFFHHKFEVFDGLVVIVSFILDIVYIASEDAFDGMGLLILLRLWRVARIVNGILMSVKSRADREVQTLKESNDHLVQQVNDLQEHNGKMEKENSKLRALLRQHKIEF; this is translated from the exons ATGTCCAAGTACCTGAGGCATTTCACCACGGTGGGTGATGACCACACAGCCCATTGGCACAACGAGGGGCTGCATGAGGCTAGAGAGGAGACGGGACCAGCCACAGGACAGCTGCCCCACTTACAAGTCACCTTCAGAGACTCCCTGAAGAGACTCTACAGCTCAGACAGATTCCAG ATAGCTGTGGTATGCCTGGTCATCCTGGATGCATTCTTTGTGCTGGGCGAGCTACTGATCGACCTGTCAATCATCAAGTTGGAGCATGGGCACGTTGCCCCTCAG ATCTTCCACTACCTGAGTCTGGCTCTTCTCACCTTCTTCATGGTGGAGCTGGCTGGAAAGCTCTTTGCCTACCGGCTGGAGTTCTTCCATCACAAGTTTGAGGTGTTTGATGGGCTGGTGGTGATTGTGTCCTTCATCCTGGACATTGTGTATATCGCCAGTGAAGATGCCTTTGACGGCATGGGCCTCCTGATCCTCCTCAGGCTCTGGAGGGTGGCCAGGATCGTCAACG GAATCCTGATGTCTGTGAAGTCACGGGCCGATCGCGAAGTTCAAACGCTGAAGGAGAGCAACGATCACCTGGTCCAGCAAGTTAACGACCTACAAGAGCACAATGGCAAGATG GAAAAAGAGAACAGTAAACTACGAGCTCTCCTCCGACAGCATAAAATTGAGTTCTGA